In one window of Octopus bimaculoides isolate UCB-OBI-ISO-001 chromosome 20, ASM119413v2, whole genome shotgun sequence DNA:
- the LOC128250350 gene encoding nascent polypeptide-associated complex subunit alpha, muscle-specific form-like: PKRESKTSLQAEVPAAPSSQRESKTSLQAEVPPAQSPKRESKTSLQAEVPGTPSSQRGSKASLQAEVPPAQSPKRESKTSLQAEADAAPTSQRESKTSLQAEVPPAQSPQRTSKTSLRGETPPAQSPQRTSKTSLRGETPPAQSPQRTSKTSLRDETPASPKAGSKTSVQAETPPPAQLSQRESKSSLPSKTPPAQMSPRPSQGSLPAEPPATQEPTQDEARVSETGSKASIQCPTADTAEDPESQLEASAAEVNAEEVQETEGDAENVEQVAEAPTEEPAPE, from the coding sequence cctaaaagagaaagcaaaacttCCTTGCAAGCTGAGGTACCAGCTGCTCCATCATCTCAAAGGGAAAGCAAAACTTCCTTGCAAGCTGAGGTACCTCCTGCCCAGTCAcctaaaagagaaagcaaaacttCTTTGCAAGCTGAGGTACCAGGTACTCCATCATCTCAAAGAGGAAGCAAAGCTTCCTTGCAAGCTGAGGTACCTCCTGCCCAGTCAcctaaaagagaaagcaaaacttCATTGCAAGCTGAAGCAGATGCCGCCCCAACATCTCAGAGAGAAAGTAAAACTTCATTGCAAGCTGAAGTACCTCCTGCCCAGTCACCTCAAAGAACAAGCAAAACTTCCTTGCGAGGTGAGACACCTCCTGCCCAATCACCTCAAAGAACAAGCAAGACTTCCTTGCGAGGTGAAACACCTCCTGCCCAGTCACCTCAAAGAACAAGCAAAACTTCCTTGCGAGATGAAACACCTGCATCACCTAAGGCAGGAAGCAAAACTTCTGTGCAGGCTGAAACACCACCTCCTGCTCAACTATCTCAAAGAGAAAGCAAATCTTCCTTACCGAGTAAAACACCTCCTGCTCAGATGTCTCCAAGACCAAGCCAAGGTTCCTTACCAGCGGAACCACCGGCCACTCAAGAACCCACACAAGATGAAGCACGTGTATCTGAAACAGGAAGCAAAGCATCTATTCAGTGTCCAACTGCTGATACAGCAGAAGATCCTGAATCTCAGCTGGAAGCCAGTGCAGCAGAAGTGAATGCAGAAGAAGTTCAA